One Coregonus clupeaformis isolate EN_2021a chromosome 21, ASM2061545v1, whole genome shotgun sequence DNA window includes the following coding sequences:
- the LOC121534732 gene encoding C-C motif chemokine 20 — MASRYLDTILLLCCIVTMLSSTSAAYGPRKLYCCVEYQEKPIPYQQIKGYKQQSYKEVCNNDAIIFYTVKNKKVCASIKDEWVRTALAHLSSKLKKMSATTL; from the exons ATGGCTTCCAGATACCTAGACACGATCCTGCTTCTCTGCTGCATTGTGACCATGTTGAGTTCAACCTCAGCAGCAT ATGGCCCTAGGAAACTTTACTGTTGTGTGGAGTACCAGGAGAAGCCTATACCCTACCAGCAGATAAAAGGCTACAAACAACAGAGTTACAAGGAGGTGTGCAACAATGATGCTATCAT CTTCTATACCGTGAAGAACAAGAAGGTATGCGCCAGCATTAAGGACGAGTGGGTGAGGACGGCTCTGGCTcatctcag CTCCAAACTGAAGAAGATGTCCGCAACAACACTGTGA